The window ACCGAATAAGACGATTGGGTTTGCTGGTTGGCCGCAAACGCGGTCACCAATTCTCCATTGGAGATGGTGAACGAAGCGTTGTCCGTGTCGCCGGTTCCCGAAACCAACGTGTAGGTGATCGTGTCGCCGGAATCCGGATCATCGGTGCCCAGAGTTCCAACCGTCGTGCCGCTTGGTTCACCGGTTGCAACGTGGGTTCCCGACAAAGTGATCGTGGTCGGTGCTTCGTTGACGCTGGAAACCGTGATGGTGAAGGTTTCTTCGGTGAATTCGCCCGTCGAGTCGGTGCTGCGAACTCGGATCGTCAGCGTGCCTTGCGTTTCAGCATCCAAAGATCCGGCGGTTTGCAATTCATCGCCGTCGATTTGGAACAACGCATTGTCGTCGTCGCCTTCACCGGTCACGAAGGTGTACGTGAACGTGTCACCGGATGTCGGGTCGGTGGAGCTGAATGTGCCCACGGTATCTCCGGCCGATCCGTTCTCAGCCACGGTGGAATCGCTGAGCGAGATCGCAGTCGGTCCTTCGTTGCTTTGAACAATCGTGAAGACTTGTTCAAAAGTTTCGCCGCCCGAATCCGTTGTTTGGATTCGGATGCTGTAACTGCTTTGCGTGTCGAAGTCGATCGTTGTCGCCGTTCGCAGTTCATTGCCCACGATGGTGAACGAGGCGTTGTCCGTGTCACCAGTGCCGGATACCAACGCATAGGTGAACGTGTCGGATGCATCCACGTCGGTGGTGGTGAAGGATCCAACGACGGTTCCCGAGACCGAATCATCCGCAACCGAATCATCGCTCAGAGCGATCGCGGTGGGAGCTTCGTTGATGTCATCGACATTGATGGTGAAGGTCTGATCGAATGACAATCCGCCTTGGTCGGTGGTGCGAACCACGACGGTGTAGCTGCTCTTGGTTTCAAAATCGAGCGATTCTGTGGCGACCAACGAATTGCCAGAGATGGCAAATGTGGTGTCGGTGGTGCTGCCGTCGATCGAAACGATGCTGTAAGTGAACGTGTCCCCGGTGTTGCTATCGGTGGTCGAAAGGTCGCCAACCGAAGTGCTCGCCGCTTCGTTTTCAGCGATCGATGTGTCGCTCAGCGAAATCCCGGTGGGAGCGACATTTTGATCGGTAACCGTCAACGTGAAGACACGCTCAAGAGTGCGACCAGTCGAGTCGGTGGTCTGCACGCGGATGGTGTAGGTGTCTTGCACCGATGAGTCGAAAACTTCTGCGGTCAACAAAGTGTTGCCCGAGATGGTGAACGAACTGTTGTCCGTGTCACCTGTGCCAGAAACCAATGCATAGGTGTGTGTGTCGCCCGAGTCAGGATCCATCGTGGAGAACGTTCCCACGGAAGTTCCCACGGCAACATTTTCTGCCACGGTGGTGCTGGAAAGGCTGATGTTTGTCGGTGCTTGGGCATCCGGTAGATCCGGAATGTTTGGCGTCGACAATCCGACGACTCGTCGCAACAAATCGCTCGCGTCGAGTGGGCTCAGTCCGTCTTGTCCCGTCACATCACCGAGCAGGTTCGGGTCGATCGCGGCGAAAGGCACAAAGGTTTCGCCGGATGCGGTTGCGTCGGTGACAACAAAGCCGCTGTCCAAGTCGACTCCTACACGAGCAACCAACCGAGCATCTTCGGCGTCGTAACGACGGTTGGCGTTGACGTCGCCGGGGAACGCGACGACTTGAATGGCATCGTCCGCGCTGGCGGTCATGGCTCCCGCATTCACATCCAACGAACTGATCGTCAGGCTGCCAGTCGAACCATAAGGAGCGTCTTCTGGAATGGTCGCGATCAAGTCGATGATGTCGGCTTGGCCCGCGTCCATGGCCTCCAGGCTGAAGAACGTGATCGTTGCAACGCCGGGGGTGTCCAAGTTCGCTTCGACTTGGCTGCCGGTGGGGGCATCAGCACCAAGTTGAACGCCCGAGATATCAAGCAGTGCAGGATCGTACTGGATTGTCATGGTGACCGACGTCACGCCATCCGCATTGCTCAGTTGAATCGGCAGCCCGGCTGGCAATTCCGTGCCGCTGCCACCGACGGGCAACTGAACCGTTTGGCTGGGTCCGCGAACGATGTCGGGCAACCCAACAACCAACGACGCGGGACTGGCAACGGTGAACGTCGTTACAAAGTTGCCGCCGGCGGTTCCGTTGTCATCGCCATCAAGAAGCTCGCCGTCAGCCAGATCGGTGAAGCCGTCGCTGGCACTTCGAAGAGTCGCTGTGTAGGTGTCGGCAGCGAGCGGTCCATCGGTTGCAATGAATGTAACGGTTGTGCCGTTGATAACGAGTGAACCGCGCACTTCACCAGTCGTTGCACCCTGCAACGTCACGTCAGCGGCGCCCGCCGCTCCAGCTTCAGTGTCGTACAAGTTGATTTTTTGGACGCTGATCTCTTCGCTCAACTCAGCGGTGAAGCCGGATGGAGTGGGTGCGAAGGAAGCGATCGTGGCCGCCAAAACGCGACGTGACTCCAGCGATTCGACTTTCAATCGACGATCGCTCGATCCGAGATATCGGCTTTTGTGGCGGGAATGACGGGATTTATTCGAAGTCAGACGAGCTAGCAATCGTTGGACAGCGGGTTTCATAGATGGGAGACCTTGTTCGACCAAGGGTCGAGAGAAAAGCAATACTGCCGTCCCTGCTGAGGTTGGATTGTCACGCGGTCCCTGGCGACAAACGGAGTGCTCAATTCGAGCCCACGATGATTTTAAGACGACGCCGAACGAATTTCGTCACCGGGCTTTTGAAATTTTTTTAGAAATTTTGTGTGCGTTGATGCGTCAGAGGTATCGTTGAGTGAGACATCGAAACAACAAGAAAGACTCTGGCAAGCTCTGATGAAACCTTCTCGATCCCGTCGCCTTTCCGTTGAATCGCTCGAAGGCCGACGCCTTCTCGCAGCGGTCAATATTCCTGATGACCTCACGTCGGCACCCGATGCGATCGTCTCTGTTCCAGTGAACATTGACTCGGCAACCGGAGTGCGTGCGGCGGAGATTCGGTTGAGCTACGACACGTCGGTGTTGGATCTCGATGCTGATGACATCGACTTCGGCAGTATTTGGGGGGCCGGAAGTGACACCCAAGTCACTGCGAATGTGGACGACGCGGCGGGAACAGTGGTCATCTTTGTTTCTGCCTCCAGTGCGTTGACTGACGTTTCCGGCAGTCTGGTCGAACTTCCGTTTTCAGTGGCTAGCAACGCAGTGGTGGATAGCACCACGGTGCTGGACCTGACACAAGTCACATTGAACGAAGGACAAATCTCGGTCGATCCAGCACCCGTTTCCGGATCGGACTCAACCGACGGATTGATCACCATCACCGCGGCAGCAACCGGCGATGACTCGATCTCTGGATTTGTATACGCGGACGCAAACAATGACAACGTTGTTGGAACCGGCGAAGCCATCCCGGGCGTCACAGTCACTCTAACCAACACATCCACCGGCGCAGAATTTCAGACAACCACTGATGCCGACGGCAGTTACGAGTTCACCGATTTGGCACCCGGCGAATATGAAATTGTTCAGTCGCAACCAGTCGCTTACTTGGACAGTGGTGTCAACGAGCTGACCGTCACGCTTGTCGAAGGCACCGCGCCCGAAGATCAGAACTTCCGCGAACTGGGGCTGCTTCCTCAGTACATCTTCAATCGCTTGCACACGAACACGGTGATGCCCGTTGGTTCTGACAATTGGAACGACGCAATCAGCGAGATCAACACCTTCGCCGAGTCAACGAATAGCTCCAGTGCGACAAGTTCTGCGGCAGCAAGTTCCAGTGTCGTGGCGGCATCCACTTCGTCCGCTAGCGGGACCGAGGCAACCACCACCGCGACTTCGGATTCAACGGCCAGCGGCGAACCCTTGATGGATGAGTCAACCACATCGCCGGTAACTTCCACCGCATCGAGTGTTGCCACCGCACAAACGGCGGCGATGGGAACCCCCGTTGGTTCCGGTGACGACGACTCGGATGACACCGCCGCGGTCGATGAAGTTTTTGCAAACAATCTGTTTTAGCGAAGCTTTTGAATCCCGCGTTTCGGGCACGAACTATTTGCTCGTGCCATGAAACAGATTTCTGTTTGCAATCTGTGTTTCCGCTTCGCATTGCCCGCTAAGAAAACGATCTGAGTCACTTAGATGACTCTCAATGAAACTCGGTTTTGCGCCAGCGAATTCTTGCAGAGTGTTCGCTGAGTGACGTTGACACAAATGTTCAGCCTGGACTACTTCTTTGATTGAAGTCCCCAAGTTCGATTGGAGTTTCGAACTCCAATTGAATTTGCTGGGCGTTCATTGCACTCGCGATGAACAGAAGATTCCATTCGGAAACATACATGGGAGCCAGGATGGCCAAAACATGTCGCGCGTTGACGACCGAGCGTTTGGAAGGTCGACACTTGATGGCAAGTGTTTCGTTGGACCTCATCGGACCAGTTCCGATGCAAGAGTCCGTGGCTTCGATCCGAGTCGAAGATGCTCCCGCACTTCGAGCTGCCGAGATTCGATTTGAGTTCGACCCTCAGTTCGTGCAAATCGAAAAAGAAGACATCCGCCCCGGTGCGATCTGGAACAACAAAGCCGCTCTCATTGCGAATGTCGATGAGGAATCCGGCACCGTGGTTGCCTATGTGTTTTCCACTCAGCCGATCCTCGGCAGCGACGGCAACTTGCTCGACATCGAAATCGATCAATCGCGAAATGCGGCTTGCTTGACTCCGGCAAAGTTGGATCTCCAACATGTCCGGTTGAACGAAGGCACAATCGAATTGGAATCCGAACCCGTCGCGGGACCGGACCCAACGGACCGTTCTGCAATGCGTTCCGCACGCTCGACAGACATGTTTGCACCGCCGGAGACGAAGCCATTCATTGGCCCGGTCTTGCCGGACCACTTGAAACCCAGCCACGTGGACACGGTCATGAACGATATCTTCCGATCACCCGTTCACGGAAGAATGCTTGGCTTTCAACGCAACGGTTGAATGACCGGTCAACCGACAATCTCGCTGATCACACTTCCGTAGACATCGGTCAATCGGAAGTCGCGGCCCGCATAACGATAGGTCAACTTTTCATGATCCAGCCCTAGCAGGTGCAGGATCGTGGCGTGCCAATCGTGGATGTGGCATTTGCCTTCGACGGCTTCGTAACCATGTTCGTCGGTGGCTCCATAACTGAAGCCACCGCGAACTCCGCCGCCGGCCATCCAAGTGGTGTAACCCTTGTTGTTGTGGTCGCGGCCATCTCCGTTTTGAGCGTGTGGAGTTCGGCCAAATTCACCGGCCCAGATCACCAGTGTTTCATCCAGCAAACCTCGTTGCTTGAGGTCTTGCAACAACCCCGCGATGGGTTGATCGATCTGCGAGCAATGATCGTCCATTTCATCTCGCAAGTTTCGGTGGTGATCCCATCCGGGGCTGACGCATTCGATGAATCGGACGCCGCGTTCTGCCAAACGTCGTGCCATCAAGCACTGACGACCAAAGTCATCCGTGCCCGAACCGTTGATGCCGTACAGGTCCAACGTGTCCTGAGATTCATCGGACAAATCGATCGCTTCGGGCATCTCGGACTGCATTCGATAAGCCAACTCAAACGATTCGATCATGCCTTCCACTTGTGGCTGGTGCCCATCGCGATCGAGTTTGTTTTGATTCAGGTTTTGAATCAGATCCAACTGAATGCGCTGCAGGTCCGGATCCAACATGCGGTTGGTCAGATTCGGAATCGCACTGTCATCGCGTCCGGCGAATTGATCGCGGAAGGGACGGCCAAACGGACGCTGTTGCATCGATGAATCCATACCGCCCGACATCCCCATCCGCGACTCGGCATAGCGTCGGCGTCGATCACCGTTCATTCCCGATTGCATCCCGCGGCGCGTTCGACCGGGTTGATTCGAAGTGTTTGCACGCATCATGTTTTGAGCAAACCCGCCGCGGCTTCGACCGCCCGCTTTCATCTTGGTTCCCTGATAGATCGCCGGCAAGAATGAACTGGCATAGTTGCCGCTGTCACCAGGGGACGGATTCAAAACGATGAACCCGGGCAAGTTCTCGTTTTCGGTGCCAAGACCATAAAGCGTCCACGCCCCCATCGACGGCCGCGGGAACTGGAAGTTTCCCGTGTGAGTTTGCGTGGTCGCTTGTGGGTGATTGGGCTGATCGCAGTGCATGCCTCGCAGTAAACAAAGTTCATCGGCTTGCTTCGATAGTTCAGGGAATAATTCCGAGATCCACAAACCACTATCGCCTCGCTGACGAAATTCCCACGGCGATCCCAGCAACCGTCCGGTACCACCGTACTTGCCAACTTTTCCTGTGTCTTGTGTCAGTTGCGGTTTGTAATCAAACGTGTCGACATGTGACGGTGCACCCCGCATCGACAGAAAGATGACTCGCTTGGCTTTGGATTCAAAGTGTGGCTCTTTCACCTCCAGTGGATTGCTGGCGCGTGCTTGTTCGGTAGCCAATGCCGCAAACGCGAGGTAGCCAAATCCGCTGCTGACTGCTTTGAGTGCGTTGCGGCGAGAGAGATCGTTTGGCTCTGACATAACGTTGACCTGATGTGATTACGAAGTGGAGGAGTGAAGCTTCTTAGCGGAGCGGCGCAAGCCGCCCGGTGCGGCAATTCCCTGTGGCGTAGGTTTCCAACCTGGGAGTGAGGTCCACGAGCTGGAAACCCATTTCACATGATTCAGTTCAGACATCGGAATTCAGCCGAGGCGATCAACGCTTGGCAGAATGCGGTCATCGCAAGTTCTTGTGTTTGCAAAAAGCGGCTGGATCTTCTTCGAGCCGGCCCCACGAATTCTTGGAAGAAGTCCACGCAGCTTCGGATCTCGGAATCAGTCGCGGGCCGGCCATAAGTCGCCAGGAACGCTGCGGCAACGCCATCGCGAGTGTTCTTGTGCTCATCGAGCAATCGCCGGCCCAGCGCCTCCGCGTTCTGCAGGACAAACTCATCGTTCATCAAATACAACGCCTGGGTTGGAACGTTCGACACGTCCCGTTTCGCATTGCTGAGACTCGGGTCGGCAAAATCAAACAACGCCAGTGAACGCGGCACGGCATCACGAACGATCGGCAAATACACCGATCGACGATCGTTCAGTCCATCCAACAGCGAAGCGTCGAGTGTTCTGCCGATTCGGTTGTTTCCATAGCGAGCGATGGGCGATCCGATCGGACGTTCCAGATTCAGTCCACCGCCAATCGCAAGGATCGCATCTCGCATGGATTCCGCATCCAACTGTCGAGGACTGGCACGCCAAAGCATTCGGTTGTCTGGATCGACTTCGTAGTTCGCCTCGTCCATTCGTGAACTCATTTGATAAGTTCGCGACAACACAATGTCGCGAATTATTGACTTCACGGACCAATCCTTCGCGAACTCCATTGCCAAGTGATCCAGCAACTCGGGATGCGAAGGAGCTTGCCCGGTCAGTCCCCAATTGTTTGGCGTCGACACAATGCCTTCACCAAACAGATGCAGCCAAA of the Rhodopirellula baltica SH 1 genome contains:
- a CDS encoding cohesin domain-containing protein, with protein sequence MKPSRSRRLSVESLEGRRLLAAVNIPDDLTSAPDAIVSVPVNIDSATGVRAAEIRLSYDTSVLDLDADDIDFGSIWGAGSDTQVTANVDDAAGTVVIFVSASSALTDVSGSLVELPFSVASNAVVDSTTVLDLTQVTLNEGQISVDPAPVSGSDSTDGLITITAAATGDDSISGFVYADANNDNVVGTGEAIPGVTVTLTNTSTGAEFQTTTDADGSYEFTDLAPGEYEIVQSQPVAYLDSGVNELTVTLVEGTAPEDQNFRELGLLPQYIFNRLHTNTVMPVGSDNWNDAISEINTFAESTNSSSATSSAAASSSVVAASTSSASGTEATTTATSDSTASGEPLMDESTTSPVTSTASSVATAQTAAMGTPVGSGDDDSDDTAAVDEVFANNLF
- a CDS encoding cohesin domain-containing protein, which codes for MAKTCRALTTERLEGRHLMASVSLDLIGPVPMQESVASIRVEDAPALRAAEIRFEFDPQFVQIEKEDIRPGAIWNNKAALIANVDEESGTVVAYVFSTQPILGSDGNLLDIEIDQSRNAACLTPAKLDLQHVRLNEGTIELESEPVAGPDPTDRSAMRSARSTDMFAPPETKPFIGPVLPDHLKPSHVDTVMNDIFRSPVHGRMLGFQRNG
- a CDS encoding DUF1501 domain-containing protein, which translates into the protein MSEPNDLSRRNALKAVSSGFGYLAFAALATEQARASNPLEVKEPHFESKAKRVIFLSMRGAPSHVDTFDYKPQLTQDTGKVGKYGGTGRLLGSPWEFRQRGDSGLWISELFPELSKQADELCLLRGMHCDQPNHPQATTQTHTGNFQFPRPSMGAWTLYGLGTENENLPGFIVLNPSPGDSGNYASSFLPAIYQGTKMKAGGRSRGGFAQNMMRANTSNQPGRTRRGMQSGMNGDRRRRYAESRMGMSGGMDSSMQQRPFGRPFRDQFAGRDDSAIPNLTNRMLDPDLQRIQLDLIQNLNQNKLDRDGHQPQVEGMIESFELAYRMQSEMPEAIDLSDESQDTLDLYGINGSGTDDFGRQCLMARRLAERGVRFIECVSPGWDHHRNLRDEMDDHCSQIDQPIAGLLQDLKQRGLLDETLVIWAGEFGRTPHAQNGDGRDHNNKGYTTWMAGGGVRGGFSYGATDEHGYEAVEGKCHIHDWHATILHLLGLDHEKLTYRYAGRDFRLTDVYGSVISEIVG